A section of the Streptomyces sp. NBC_01363 genome encodes:
- a CDS encoding zinc-binding dehydrogenase translates to MKTRAVVLRGISTARPYSETRPVEVEELELGAPREGEVLVRIAAASLCHSDLSVVNGDRVRPLPMALGHEAVGVVQDTGPGVGRVSPGDHVALVFVPSCGFCGDCAAGRPALCAQAAAANGSGALLHGPSLLTDASGNPVHHQLGVSAFSEHAVLAQESVVPIPKDIPFTVASMFGCAVLTGAGAVINTAALRPGQSTVVYGLGGVGLSAVLGARAAGAYPIIAVDPVREKRELALRLGATHAFSPDDALRQISELTSGGAELAVEAVGSPKVMAQCLSAVARGGKVVSVGLPAPDRVLEVPALAFAGEGKSLLGSYMGDAVPRRDIPRFLDLWRAGLMPVEQMHTGTLPLTDINAAMEELASGRAIRQVIDTSGMLSA, encoded by the coding sequence GTGAAGACCCGTGCGGTGGTGCTGCGCGGGATATCGACGGCCCGCCCGTACTCCGAGACCCGTCCGGTCGAGGTGGAGGAGCTGGAGCTGGGCGCCCCGCGCGAGGGCGAGGTGCTGGTCCGTATCGCGGCCGCCTCGCTCTGCCACTCGGACCTCTCGGTGGTCAACGGCGACCGGGTCCGTCCGCTGCCGATGGCGCTGGGTCACGAGGCGGTGGGTGTCGTCCAGGACACCGGACCGGGCGTCGGCCGGGTCTCCCCCGGCGACCATGTGGCGCTGGTCTTCGTGCCGAGCTGCGGCTTCTGCGGCGACTGCGCGGCGGGCCGGCCGGCCCTGTGCGCACAGGCCGCGGCGGCGAACGGTTCAGGGGCGCTGTTGCACGGCCCGTCGCTGCTGACCGACGCCTCCGGCAACCCGGTCCACCACCAGCTGGGCGTCTCCGCGTTCTCCGAACACGCGGTGCTGGCCCAGGAGTCGGTGGTCCCGATCCCGAAGGACATCCCGTTCACCGTGGCGTCGATGTTCGGCTGCGCGGTGCTGACGGGTGCGGGCGCGGTGATCAACACGGCGGCCCTGCGTCCGGGGCAGTCGACGGTGGTCTACGGCCTGGGCGGCGTGGGCCTCTCCGCGGTGCTGGGTGCCCGCGCGGCGGGGGCGTACCCGATCATCGCGGTCGACCCGGTCCGGGAGAAGCGCGAGCTGGCTCTCCGGCTGGGCGCGACGCATGCGTTCTCCCCCGATGACGCCTTGCGGCAGATCAGCGAACTCACCTCCGGTGGAGCCGAGTTGGCGGTGGAGGCGGTGGGCAGTCCGAAGGTGATGGCGCAGTGCCTGTCGGCCGTGGCACGGGGCGGCAAGGTCGTCTCGGTGGGCCTGCCCGCGCCCGACCGAGTGCTGGAGGTGCCGGCCCTGGCGTTCGCGGGCGAGGGCAAGTCCCTGCTGGGCTCGTACATGGGTGACGCGGTGCCGCGCCGTGACATCCCGAGGTTCCTGGACCTGTGGCGGGCGGGGCTGATGCCGGTGGAGCAGATGCACACGGGCACACTGCCGCTGACCGACATCAACGCGGCGATGGAGGAGCTGGCTTCGGGCCGGGCGATCCGTCAGGTCATCGACACCTCGGGCATGCTGAGCGCCTGA
- a CDS encoding putative quinol monooxygenase: MTYVVVARYRTKAGEESTVLPLLDTMAAASRQELGNLAYRVHQGTEDPRAVVLYEEYASEADFTAHCATPHFQEIVLGKVVPLLESRDVLRCAPRPEVGA; the protein is encoded by the coding sequence ATGACGTACGTGGTCGTAGCCCGCTACCGCACCAAGGCCGGCGAGGAGAGCACCGTCCTGCCCCTGCTCGACACGATGGCCGCCGCCTCCCGCCAGGAGCTCGGCAACCTCGCCTACCGGGTCCACCAGGGCACCGAGGACCCGCGGGCGGTCGTGCTGTACGAGGAGTACGCCTCCGAGGCCGACTTCACCGCCCACTGCGCCACCCCGCACTTCCAGGAGATCGTGCTCGGCAAGGTCGTCCCGCTGCTGGAGAGCCGCGACGTGCTGCGCTGCGCCCCGCGTCCGGAGGTGGGCGCGTGA
- a CDS encoding glycerol-3-phosphate responsive antiterminator, translating into MTPSPSRSGAALDPRLTAAFAEVPVVASVVGTQPLRQFLTAPAKVCILASFAVGQLPQVVPALGRAGKTVFVNVDSSPGLAQDRGALEFIKNMGAHGVVSTRLSLIEKGRPLGLLTMMKVFVTDRSNLRRSTDAISRGAPDLVEIMPAPIIARMSAQAQRAMSPSVAAGFVETPADVALALALGSAAAATSDPRLWTLRRDQLPPVPPAALKRPAAPQE; encoded by the coding sequence ATGACCCCTTCCCCGTCCCGGTCCGGTGCCGCACTCGACCCCCGGCTCACCGCGGCGTTCGCCGAGGTGCCGGTCGTCGCGTCGGTCGTCGGCACCCAGCCGCTGCGGCAGTTCCTGACCGCACCGGCCAAGGTGTGCATCCTCGCCTCGTTCGCCGTGGGGCAGCTGCCCCAGGTCGTGCCGGCGCTGGGCCGGGCGGGGAAGACCGTGTTCGTGAACGTGGACAGCAGCCCCGGTCTGGCGCAGGACCGGGGCGCGCTGGAGTTCATCAAGAACATGGGCGCGCACGGCGTGGTCAGCACCCGGCTCTCCCTCATAGAGAAGGGCCGCCCGCTCGGCCTGCTGACGATGATGAAGGTGTTCGTCACCGACCGGTCCAATCTGCGCCGCTCCACGGACGCGATCTCTCGCGGGGCGCCGGACCTGGTCGAGATCATGCCCGCCCCGATCATCGCCCGGATGAGCGCGCAGGCACAGCGCGCGATGTCCCCGTCGGTGGCCGCGGGTTTCGTGGAGACCCCCGCGGACGTCGCGCTGGCACTGGCCCTCGGGTCGGCCGCCGCCGCCACGTCCGACCCCCGCCTCTGGACTCTGCGCCGGGACCAGCTGCCGCCGGTCCCGCCCGCCGCCCTGAAGAGGCCCGCCGCACCCCAGGAGTAA